A genome region from Defluviimonas aquaemixtae includes the following:
- a CDS encoding succinate dehydrogenase assembly factor 2, translating to MRSARRGTKEMDLILGPYAGAHLAAMAEDELRLYDALLAENDQDLYAWMTGTAPAPGHFAGLVARIARFAADPVREGRAGAA from the coding sequence ATGCGCAGCGCGCGTCGCGGCACGAAGGAGATGGACCTGATCCTCGGTCCCTACGCCGGGGCCCATCTCGCCGCAATGGCAGAGGACGAGCTTCGCCTCTACGACGCGCTTCTGGCCGAGAATGACCAGGACCTCTACGCTTGGATGACGGGCACCGCGCCCGCGCCCGGCCACTTCGCGGGGCTCGTCGCCCGCATCGCCCGCTTCGCGGCCGATCCCGTGCGCGAGGGCCGCGCCGGCGCCGCCTGA
- a CDS encoding DUF1810 domain-containing protein, producing the protein MADLARFHDAQETTWDTALAELTAGRKRSHWMWFIFPQLAALGRSPTAKHYGISGLSEARAYLADPTLGPRLHEAARALLLHPADTPEAIFGPVDALKLRSSATLFRAAGGGPEFQAILDTYYDGTACPLTELALA; encoded by the coding sequence ATGGCCGACCTCGCCCGCTTCCACGACGCCCAGGAAACCACCTGGGACACCGCGCTGGCGGAGCTGACAGCGGGCCGCAAGCGGAGCCACTGGATGTGGTTCATCTTCCCCCAGCTCGCCGCGCTCGGGCGTTCACCCACCGCGAAACATTATGGAATTTCCGGCTTGTCGGAGGCGCGGGCCTACCTTGCGGACCCAACCCTTGGCCCCCGGCTCCACGAGGCAGCCCGCGCCCTCCTTCTCCACCCCGCCGACACCCCCGAGGCCATTTTCGGCCCCGTCGACGCGCTGAAGCTGCGTTCCTCCGCCACGCTCTTCCGCGCGGCCGGCGGAGGTCCAGAATTCCAAGCGATTCTGGACACTTACTACGACGGCACGGCCTGCCCCCTGACCGAGCTTGCGCTCGCCTGA
- a CDS encoding cold-shock protein — protein sequence MATGTVKWFNTTKGYGFIAPDDGGKDVFVHISAVERAGLKTLADNQKVAFEMQAGRDGRSSASDLKLL from the coding sequence ATGGCCACCGGCACCGTAAAATGGTTTAACACGACAAAAGGGTACGGATTTATCGCACCCGACGACGGCGGCAAGGATGTGTTCGTGCACATCTCTGCGGTCGAACGGGCGGGGTTGAAAACCCTCGCCGACAATCAGAAGGTCGCTTTCGAGATGCAGGCCGGCCGCGACGGCCGCTCCTCGGCGTCCGATCTGAAACTGCTCTAG
- a CDS encoding REP-associated tyrosine transposase produces MSRYLRPRVPGATVFFTVALADRSSDALVREVGALRDAVRATRAERPFAIDAWVTLPDHMHCLWTLPVGDRDFSTRWSIIKARFSRAMPIVERRRSHEARREHGIWQRRFWEHHIRDEADYQAHVRYCWINPVKHGYVERPEDWPYSSYHRDGGVIA; encoded by the coding sequence ATGTCCCGTTACCTCCGCCCCAGGGTTCCCGGAGCGACGGTGTTCTTCACCGTGGCGCTCGCCGACCGAAGCTCGGACGCCCTCGTCCGGGAGGTCGGGGCCTTGCGCGATGCCGTGCGGGCAACACGCGCGGAACGCCCGTTTGCCATCGACGCATGGGTCACCTTGCCGGATCACATGCATTGCCTGTGGACATTGCCGGTGGGCGACCGGGACTTTTCGACACGATGGAGCATCATCAAGGCGCGGTTTTCGCGCGCAATGCCGATCGTCGAGCGCCGGCGCAGCCATGAGGCGCGCCGCGAGCACGGGATATGGCAGCGGCGGTTTTGGGAACACCACATCCGCGACGAGGCGGATTACCAAGCACATGTCCGTTATTGTTGGATCAATCCGGTGAAGCACGGATATGTCGAGCGGCCCGAGGATTGGCCGTATTCGTCGTATCACCGCGACGGCGGCGTCATCGCGTAG
- a CDS encoding DoxX family protein translates to MNALIAPYDRAAQALDRIAPALVPLIARLVFAGVLLVYFWNSARTKVGEGVAGLFQPSDGAYIQIFPKTIEASGYDFSQLGWFHWAVAVAGTWAELLLPALIILGLFTRLASLGMIGFVVVQSATDIVGHGVAGDDLGRWFDAASGALILDQRALWIALLATLVLLGGGALSLDRMLSGRRR, encoded by the coding sequence GTGAACGCCCTTATTGCGCCCTACGACCGCGCGGCCCAGGCACTGGACCGAATCGCGCCCGCGCTTGTGCCGCTCATCGCCCGGCTGGTCTTTGCCGGAGTGCTGCTGGTCTACTTCTGGAACTCCGCCCGCACGAAGGTCGGAGAAGGCGTGGCAGGGCTCTTCCAGCCCTCCGACGGCGCCTATATCCAGATCTTCCCCAAGACGATCGAAGCGTCGGGCTACGACTTTTCGCAGCTCGGATGGTTTCACTGGGCGGTCGCGGTCGCCGGCACCTGGGCGGAGCTCCTCTTGCCTGCACTGATCATACTGGGGCTATTCACCCGCCTCGCGAGCCTCGGCATGATCGGGTTTGTAGTCGTCCAAAGCGCCACTGACATCGTCGGCCATGGCGTGGCGGGCGACGACCTCGGCCGCTGGTTCGACGCCGCGTCGGGCGCGCTCATCCTCGATCAGAGGGCGCTCTGGATCGCGCTGCTCGCGACTCTCGTGCTGCTGGGCGGCGGCGCCCTGTCGCTGGACCGCATGCTGTCGGGGCGGCGCCGATAG
- the thyX gene encoding FAD-dependent thymidylate synthase — MTLTKDQQAEIAAARAETRQTLRATSEGMEKHLYAAHEVLDHGLVRVIDYMGDDAAITQAARVSYGRGTKAVSNDEGLIRYLMRHWHSTPFEMCEVKFHVKLPVFVARQWIRHRTANVNEYSARYSILDREFYIPAPEHLAAQSTQNNQGRGELLEGEEAARVLDILKGDASRCYDHYEDMLSQDGQKGLARELARMNLPANVYTQWYWKTDLHNLFHFLRLRADAHAQYEIRAYAETMCGIVRDWVPLAYGAFEDYRMGGAQLSQKGVEALKRRLAGETVTQENSGMSKGEWREFEGVWG; from the coding sequence ATGACCCTGACGAAAGACCAACAGGCCGAGATCGCGGCGGCGCGGGCCGAGACGCGGCAAACCCTGCGCGCCACCTCCGAGGGGATGGAAAAGCACCTCTACGCGGCCCACGAGGTCCTCGACCACGGGCTCGTCCGGGTCATCGACTACATGGGCGACGACGCCGCCATCACCCAGGCCGCGCGCGTCAGCTACGGCCGCGGCACCAAGGCCGTCTCGAACGACGAAGGCCTCATCCGCTACCTCATGCGCCACTGGCACTCGACGCCGTTCGAGATGTGCGAGGTCAAGTTCCACGTCAAGCTGCCGGTCTTCGTCGCCCGCCAGTGGATCCGCCACCGCACCGCGAACGTGAACGAATATTCCGCCCGCTACTCGATCCTCGACCGCGAATTCTACATCCCCGCGCCCGAACACCTCGCCGCCCAGTCCACCCAGAACAACCAGGGCCGGGGCGAGCTTCTGGAGGGCGAGGAGGCGGCCCGCGTCCTCGACATCCTCAAGGGCGACGCCTCGCGGTGCTACGACCACTACGAGGACATGCTGAGCCAGGACGGCCAGAAGGGCCTCGCGCGGGAGCTCGCGCGGATGAACCTGCCCGCGAATGTCTACACCCAGTGGTACTGGAAGACCGACCTCCACAACCTCTTCCACTTCCTCCGCCTGCGCGCGGACGCCCACGCCCAATACGAGATCCGCGCCTATGCCGAGACGATGTGCGGCATCGTTCGGGACTGGGTGCCCTTGGCCTACGGCGCGTTCGAGGACTACCGGATGGGCGGCGCGCAGCTGTCGCAGAAGGGCGTCGAGGCGCTGAAGCGGCGGCTGGCAGGCGAGACCGTCACGCAGGAGAACTCCGGCATGAGCAAGGGCGAATGGCGGGAGTTTGAAGGGGTTTGGGGGTGA
- a CDS encoding LysR family transcriptional regulator has product MDWRSVSFDWNQVRAFLATVEEGSFSAAARALGLTQPTLGRQVAGLEEGLGVTLFERVGKSLVLTQPGLELLDHVRAMGDAASRISLTATGQSQAIEGRVRISASDSVAAYLLPAALERLQRVAPGIEVEIVVSNELSDLRRREADIAIRHVRPTEPELIAKLVRDSVAHIYAAPDYLSRHGRPRSVRDLTGALFVGVDRSDRMVEVLNRHGLHVTEQNFRLFCTNTLVGWELVRQGLAIGVMVREIAALTPGVERILPDFEPIPVPVWLTTHRELHTSRRIRLVYDLLAEEMERW; this is encoded by the coding sequence ATGGATTGGCGATCCGTCTCCTTCGACTGGAACCAGGTCCGGGCGTTCCTGGCCACGGTCGAGGAGGGTTCGTTCTCGGCTGCCGCGCGGGCGCTCGGGCTGACGCAGCCGACGCTCGGCCGGCAAGTCGCCGGGCTCGAGGAGGGGCTGGGGGTGACCTTGTTCGAGCGGGTGGGCAAGTCGCTCGTCCTCACCCAGCCGGGACTGGAGCTTCTCGATCATGTCCGGGCGATGGGCGACGCGGCGAGCCGGATTTCGCTCACCGCTACGGGGCAGAGTCAGGCGATCGAGGGTCGCGTGCGGATCAGCGCGAGCGACTCGGTTGCGGCCTATCTTCTGCCCGCCGCGCTCGAGCGGTTGCAGCGCGTGGCACCCGGGATCGAGGTGGAGATCGTCGTTTCGAACGAGCTCAGCGATCTCCGCCGCCGCGAGGCCGACATCGCCATCCGTCATGTCCGCCCGACCGAGCCAGAGCTGATCGCGAAACTGGTCCGCGACAGCGTCGCCCATATCTACGCCGCGCCCGACTATCTCAGCCGCCACGGGCGGCCGCGCTCCGTCCGGGACCTGACCGGCGCGCTCTTCGTAGGCGTCGACCGTTCCGATCGCATGGTCGAGGTCCTGAACCGGCACGGGCTTCATGTCACCGAGCAGAACTTCCGCTTGTTCTGCACGAACACGCTCGTCGGCTGGGAACTGGTGCGGCAGGGCCTCGCCATCGGCGTGATGGTGCGCGAGATAGCGGCGCTGACGCCCGGCGTCGAGCGGATCCTGCCGGATTTCGAGCCGATCCCGGTGCCGGTCTGGCTGACGACACACCGCGAGCTGCACACCAGCCGCCGGATCCGGCTGGTCTACGACCTGCTCGCCGAGGAGATGGAGCGCTGGTAG
- a CDS encoding class I SAM-dependent methyltransferase — protein MTNASFWDRIAPKYATHPIKDTTAYEHTLDRTRSYLHEDDRILEIGCGTGSTALLLAENVAHVTASDYAEGMVAIGRQKARDQAVGNIDFVRASLEDGALPDGPYDAVMAFNLLHLLRDPGDAARNVYGLLKPGGLFISKTPCLCGIFRALWLPGTVMRALGKWPGIRFFNPAWLERTIAAQGFEIVESGDFPKTPPRRYIVARKR, from the coding sequence ATGACGAATGCAAGCTTCTGGGACCGGATCGCGCCCAAATACGCGACCCATCCGATCAAGGACACGACCGCCTACGAGCATACGCTCGACCGCACCCGCAGCTACCTGCATGAAGACGACCGAATTCTCGAAATCGGCTGCGGCACCGGCAGCACCGCGCTCTTGTTGGCGGAGAACGTCGCCCATGTGACAGCGAGCGACTATGCCGAGGGCATGGTCGCCATCGGGCGGCAGAAGGCGCGCGACCAGGCGGTGGGCAATATCGACTTCGTGCGCGCCAGCCTTGAAGACGGCGCCCTGCCCGACGGCCCCTATGATGCGGTGATGGCCTTCAACCTTCTCCACCTCCTGCGCGACCCCGGGGACGCGGCGAGAAATGTGTACGGGCTTCTGAAACCCGGCGGGCTCTTCATCTCCAAGACGCCGTGCCTCTGCGGGATCTTCCGCGCGCTGTGGCTTCCAGGCACGGTCATGCGCGCGCTGGGCAAGTGGCCCGGTATCCGGTTCTTCAATCCGGCCTGGCTGGAACGCACGATCGCGGCCCAGGGCTTCGAGATCGTGGAATCCGGCGATTTCCCGAAGACCCCGCCCCGGCGCTACATCGTGGCGCGCAAGCGCTGA
- a CDS encoding DUF1194 domain-containing protein produces MNAAYAALASLLWAEIAHADCRQALAIGLDVSASVDEQEYALQMQGVARALADPKVTSALLDQPLKPVWLAAYTWSGAESQRLILDWTAMTDADAILRAATAIGTAPRPALSPSTGVGTALLYGHALLDRGPDCWRYTLDLTGDGKNNSGPQPRQLALAPLGAALTVNALVIGSDEEEGWDGGDPGIAELTAWFWVEVVRGPDGFVEAALGFEDFEAAMTRKLLKELSGFAVGTAPPPRPEPVERGRGGAPEPLPEDG; encoded by the coding sequence ATGAACGCGGCATACGCGGCCCTCGCCTCCCTGCTTTGGGCGGAGATCGCCCATGCCGATTGCCGTCAGGCGCTCGCCATCGGGCTGGACGTGTCGGCATCGGTGGACGAGCAGGAATATGCGCTTCAGATGCAGGGCGTTGCGCGCGCTCTGGCCGATCCGAAGGTAACAAGCGCGCTGCTCGACCAGCCGCTGAAGCCGGTCTGGCTCGCGGCCTATACCTGGAGCGGCGCGGAAAGCCAGCGCCTGATTCTCGACTGGACTGCAATGACGGATGCCGACGCCATCCTGCGCGCCGCCACCGCGATCGGGACCGCGCCGCGCCCGGCGCTGTCGCCCAGCACCGGCGTCGGCACGGCGCTTCTTTACGGCCACGCGCTTCTGGACAGGGGGCCGGATTGCTGGCGCTACACGCTCGATCTGACCGGCGACGGCAAGAACAATTCCGGACCCCAGCCGCGCCAACTCGCGCTAGCGCCTCTTGGCGCGGCGCTGACGGTCAATGCGCTCGTCATCGGGTCGGACGAGGAAGAGGGCTGGGACGGCGGTGATCCGGGGATCGCCGAGTTGACCGCCTGGTTCTGGGTCGAGGTGGTCCGCGGACCCGACGGCTTCGTGGAAGCCGCGCTCGGTTTCGAGGATTTCGAGGCGGCAATGACACGCAAGCTTTTGAAGGAGCTGTCAGGCTTCGCGGTGGGCACCGCGCCGCCGCCGAGACCGGAGCCGGTTGAACGCGGTCGCGGCGGCGCACCCGAACCTCTCCCCGAGGACGGCTGA
- a CDS encoding VOC family protein produces the protein MAVKYLHTMVRVKDLEKSMAFYGLLGLEETRRMENEGGRFTLVFMAPPGQHECPVELTWNWDGDEGLPSDSRHFGHLAYEVDDIYAMCAHLQKNGVTINRPPRDGRMAFVRSPDNISVELLQKGAALAKEEPWASMENTGHW, from the coding sequence ATGGCGGTGAAATATCTCCATACGATGGTGCGGGTGAAGGATCTGGAGAAATCCATGGCGTTCTACGGGCTCCTCGGGCTTGAGGAGACGCGCCGGATGGAGAACGAGGGCGGCCGGTTCACGCTGGTCTTCATGGCGCCGCCGGGGCAGCACGAGTGCCCGGTGGAGCTGACCTGGAACTGGGACGGCGACGAGGGGCTGCCGTCCGACAGCCGGCATTTCGGCCATCTCGCCTACGAGGTCGACGACATCTACGCGATGTGCGCGCATCTTCAGAAGAACGGCGTGACGATCAACCGGCCGCCGCGCGACGGGCGGATGGCCTTCGTGCGCTCGCCCGACAACATCTCGGTCGAGCTTCTGCAGAAGGGCGCGGCGCTCGCGAAAGAGGAGCCCTGGGCCAGCATGGAGAATACCGGGCATTGGTGA
- a CDS encoding MarR family winged helix-turn-helix transcriptional regulator, translating into MTIHAQVPEGGEAGLMAPYLETLGLVERLHRLLLDVIKDEFERLGQLEINAVQALLLFNIGEAEVTAGELKSRGYYQGSNVSYNLKKLVEAGYMHHERCEVDRRSVRVRLTDKGIAVRQAVAALFGRHAEVMESKGLIGLSASREVNGHLRRLERFWTDQIRYIY; encoded by the coding sequence ATGACGATTCACGCGCAGGTGCCGGAGGGCGGCGAGGCCGGCCTGATGGCCCCATATCTTGAAACGCTGGGGCTGGTGGAGCGCTTGCACCGGCTCCTGCTCGACGTGATCAAGGACGAGTTCGAGAGGCTGGGCCAACTGGAGATCAACGCGGTCCAGGCGCTTCTTCTCTTCAATATCGGCGAGGCCGAGGTGACGGCAGGCGAACTGAAGAGCCGGGGCTACTACCAGGGCTCCAACGTCAGCTACAACCTCAAGAAGCTCGTCGAGGCGGGCTACATGCACCACGAACGCTGCGAGGTCGACCGCCGCTCGGTCCGCGTGCGGCTGACCGACAAGGGCATCGCGGTGCGCCAGGCGGTGGCGGCGCTCTTCGGGCGCCATGCCGAGGTGATGGAGAGCAAGGGCCTCATCGGCTTATCCGCGTCCAGGGAGGTGAACGGGCATCTGCGGCGCCTGGAACGCTTCTGGACCGACCAGATCCGCTACATCTACTGA
- a CDS encoding helix-turn-helix domain-containing protein, producing the protein MTTDTLDNSTDATENWFSNDAATFGDRLAAAREAAGLSQAELAARLGVKTRVVEHWEADAKEPRANRLQMLAGMLGVSLMWLLTGEGDGVEPPAEDSTDSAHVKGVLAEIRELRAAMTAMTGRLGRLEKKLRQGSSRDAA; encoded by the coding sequence ATGACAACCGACACGCTCGATAACTCGACCGATGCGACCGAAAACTGGTTCAGCAACGACGCTGCGACCTTCGGAGACCGCCTCGCCGCGGCGCGCGAAGCAGCCGGGCTCAGCCAGGCCGAGCTTGCCGCACGTCTCGGCGTAAAGACCCGCGTGGTCGAGCATTGGGAGGCCGATGCGAAAGAGCCGCGCGCCAACCGGCTGCAGATGCTGGCCGGGATGCTCGGCGTGTCGCTCATGTGGCTCTTGACCGGTGAGGGCGACGGTGTGGAACCGCCGGCCGAGGACAGTACTGATAGCGCGCATGTGAAGGGCGTTCTGGCCGAGATCCGCGAATTGCGCGCCGCGATGACGGCGATGACCGGACGGCTTGGCCGGCTGGAGAAGAAGCTGCGTCAGGGCAGCAGCCGGGACGCCGCGTGA
- a CDS encoding DUF1194 domain-containing protein has protein sequence MRAALALAVLLAAGPAAGACRLALALGVDVSRSVDAEDYAIQRRGILAALADPAIRDAFLKPEDAVAFAVYEWSGQAYQEVIVDWTLVRSESGLAAIRAVIEAHERGGTALPTGLGAALDYGHALIARAPDCAARTLDISGDGRSNDGRGPEEVYAETDFGDIVVNGLPIGGHEADIAIYYRARVIRGPGAFVEVARDETDYPRAIRRKLERELTEQLMGALGGPDGPG, from the coding sequence GTGAGGGCGGCGCTGGCGCTTGCCGTGCTGCTCGCGGCGGGGCCGGCGGCCGGCGCGTGCCGGCTGGCGCTGGCCCTCGGCGTGGACGTGTCGCGCTCGGTCGATGCGGAGGACTACGCGATCCAGCGCCGAGGCATCCTCGCCGCGCTGGCCGATCCGGCGATCCGCGACGCGTTCCTGAAGCCCGAGGACGCGGTCGCCTTCGCGGTCTACGAATGGAGCGGGCAGGCCTATCAGGAGGTGATCGTGGACTGGACGCTCGTCAGGAGCGAGTCCGGACTGGCCGCGATCCGCGCGGTGATCGAGGCTCACGAGCGGGGCGGGACGGCGCTGCCGACCGGGCTCGGCGCGGCGCTCGACTACGGCCATGCACTGATCGCACGGGCGCCGGACTGTGCGGCCCGGACGCTCGACATTTCGGGCGATGGGCGGTCAAACGACGGGCGCGGGCCCGAGGAGGTTTATGCCGAGACGGATTTCGGCGATATCGTCGTGAACGGCCTGCCGATCGGCGGGCACGAGGCCGATATCGCGATCTATTACCGCGCCCGGGTCATCCGGGGGCCGGGCGCCTTCGTCGAGGTGGCGCGGGACGAGACCGACTATCCCCGCGCGATCCGGCGTAAGCTGGAGCGCGAGCTGACCGAGCAGCTCATGGGCGCGCTCGGCGGACCGGACGGTCCGGGATGA
- a CDS encoding DUF1194 domain-containing protein has product MVRAAVLALASALAAGPAGAECRLALVLALDISASVDAAEDRLQRQGLAHVLTLPEVEAAFLAFPGRPVALSAFEWSGRYQQHLMLGWHMIEGAEDLRAAAAAIAASERERNDMATALGYALGFAAVHFRDAPACDEKKIDVSGDGRNNDGFPPSSAYRAFDFHGVTVNGLAIAGSDLELGEYYRRELIRGTGAFVIVAEDFEDFARAMRLKLLRELEGPVMGGLGAAR; this is encoded by the coding sequence TTGGTGAGAGCGGCGGTCCTTGCGCTTGCCTCGGCGCTCGCCGCCGGACCGGCGGGAGCGGAGTGCCGGCTGGCGCTCGTCCTCGCGCTCGACATCTCGGCTTCGGTCGATGCGGCGGAGGACCGGCTGCAGCGACAGGGGCTGGCGCATGTCCTGACGCTGCCCGAGGTCGAGGCGGCGTTCCTCGCCTTTCCGGGCCGTCCAGTAGCGCTCTCGGCATTCGAGTGGAGCGGGCGCTACCAGCAGCACCTGATGCTCGGCTGGCACATGATCGAGGGCGCCGAGGACCTGCGCGCCGCCGCCGCGGCGATCGCGGCGAGCGAGCGGGAGAGGAACGACATGGCGACCGCACTCGGCTACGCGCTCGGCTTCGCGGCGGTGCATTTCCGCGACGCGCCGGCCTGCGACGAGAAGAAAATCGACGTCTCGGGCGACGGGCGCAACAATGACGGGTTTCCGCCGTCGAGCGCCTACCGGGCGTTCGATTTCCACGGTGTCACGGTGAACGGGCTGGCGATCGCGGGATCGGACCTGGAGCTCGGCGAGTACTACCGGCGCGAGCTGATCCGGGGGACCGGCGCGTTCGTGATCGTGGCCGAGGATTTCGAGGATTTCGCGCGGGCGATGCGGCTGAAGCTTCTGAGGGAGCTCGAGGGGCCGGTGATGGGCGGGCTCGGGGCGGCGCGGTGA
- a CDS encoding arsenate reductase family protein: protein MMLYGIATCDSCRKALKAIRAAGREVAFRDIRQKPLGPNERREFIDAFGEALINRASATWRGLSDEERAASPDALLERHPTLMKRPVIRNGQSLHLGWKAGVQELVLK, encoded by the coding sequence ATGATGCTTTACGGCATTGCAACATGTGATTCCTGCCGCAAGGCGCTGAAGGCGATCCGTGCGGCCGGGCGCGAGGTTGCGTTTCGGGACATCCGCCAGAAACCTCTTGGGCCCAACGAGCGGCGCGAGTTTATCGATGCCTTTGGCGAGGCCCTGATCAATCGCGCCTCTGCGACGTGGCGCGGCTTGTCAGACGAGGAGCGGGCAGCGTCGCCGGACGCGCTTTTGGAGCGACACCCAACGCTCATGAAACGGCCTGTGATCCGTAATGGACAGAGCCTGCATCTCGGTTGGAAGGCTGGCGTGCAGGAGCTTGTTCTCAAATGA
- a CDS encoding pyridoxal phosphate-dependent aminotransferase: MPFISDTLARVKPSPTIAVTTKAAELKAAGRDVIGLGAGEPDFDTPDNIKAAAKRAIDAGKTKYTAVDGIPELKEAICRKFKRENGLDYTSGQITVGTGGKQVLYNALMATLNPGDEVIIPAPYWVSYPDMVLLAGGTPVPVVAGIETDFKLTADQLAGAITPKTKWFIFNSPSNPTGAGYSAAELKALTDVLMRHPHVWVMSDDMYEHLVFDDFEFVTPAEVEPGLYERTLTCNGVSKAYAMTGWRIGYAGGPADLIKAMRTIQSQSTSNPCSVAQHAAVEALTGPQDFLAENRALFQRRRDLVVSMLNQAKGITCPRPEGAFYVYPDISGCIGTTSTGGAAITDDEAFATALLEENGVAVVFGAAFGLSPNFRVSYATSEDALEEACRRIQSFCAGLR; the protein is encoded by the coding sequence ATGCCGTTCATTTCCGACACTCTGGCCCGCGTGAAGCCGTCGCCGACCATCGCGGTGACGACCAAGGCGGCCGAGCTGAAGGCGGCGGGCCGTGACGTGATCGGCCTCGGCGCGGGCGAGCCGGACTTCGATACGCCGGACAACATCAAGGCCGCCGCCAAGCGGGCGATCGACGCGGGCAAGACCAAGTATACCGCCGTCGACGGCATCCCCGAGCTGAAAGAGGCGATCTGCCGGAAGTTCAAGCGCGAGAACGGGTTGGACTACACTTCCGGGCAGATCACGGTAGGCACGGGCGGCAAGCAGGTGCTCTACAACGCGCTCATGGCGACCTTGAATCCGGGCGACGAGGTGATCATCCCCGCGCCCTACTGGGTGAGCTATCCAGACATGGTGCTTCTGGCGGGCGGCACGCCGGTTCCGGTCGTGGCGGGAATCGAGACGGATTTCAAGCTGACGGCGGACCAGCTCGCAGGCGCGATCACGCCGAAGACGAAGTGGTTCATCTTCAACTCGCCTTCGAATCCCACGGGTGCGGGCTATTCGGCGGCCGAGCTGAAGGCGCTGACCGACGTGCTGATGCGCCATCCGCATGTCTGGGTGATGTCGGACGACATGTACGAACACCTCGTCTTCGACGATTTTGAGTTCGTGACGCCGGCCGAGGTGGAGCCGGGTCTCTACGAGCGGACTCTGACCTGCAACGGCGTATCGAAGGCCTATGCAATGACCGGCTGGCGGATCGGCTATGCGGGCGGACCCGCCGACCTCATCAAGGCGATGCGGACGATCCAGTCGCAATCGACGTCGAATCCCTGCTCGGTTGCGCAACATGCCGCCGTAGAGGCGCTGACGGGCCCGCAAGACTTTCTGGCCGAGAACCGCGCGCTTTTCCAGCGCCGCCGCGATCTCGTCGTGTCGATGCTGAACCAGGCCAAGGGCATCACCTGCCCGCGGCCCGAGGGCGCGTTCTACGTCTATCCCGATATTTCGGGCTGCATCGGCACGACCTCGACCGGGGGTGCTGCGATCACCGACGACGAAGCCTTCGCGACTGCGCTTCTGGAGGAAAACGGCGTCGCCGTCGTCTTCGGCGCAGCCTTCGGCCTGTCGCCGAATTTCCGGGTCAGCTACGCGACCTCGGAGGACGCACTGGAAGAGGCCTGCCGGCGCATTCAGAGCTTCTGCGCGGGGCTGCGCTGA
- a CDS encoding VPLPA-CTERM sorting domain-containing protein, translating into MNLKITAATAALFGAMAPHALSAATVLPTSYDMPNGNSGFFTYFDDSYNGSGNPSLSGDQLSGGLGQLTDGTIATQSWNSTAGSHLPYVGWLNVDPVITFNFATNLSFNSMTFYFDDTNGVGGVSQPASVTVNGVNQIVPTNPGSTPFSFTFDLNGATTNTLTASITRQTQWVFLSEVTFDAVPAPIPVPAALPMLLAGLGGLGFMSRYRRKAA; encoded by the coding sequence ATGAATCTAAAAATTACTGCGGCGACCGCAGCTCTGTTCGGCGCCATGGCGCCACATGCATTGTCTGCTGCGACCGTCTTGCCTACAAGCTACGATATGCCAAACGGCAACTCTGGTTTCTTCACTTACTTCGACGACTCGTATAACGGCTCCGGCAACCCATCCTTAAGCGGCGATCAGTTGTCGGGTGGGCTCGGCCAGCTTACGGATGGTACAATTGCTACGCAGAGCTGGAATAGCACTGCGGGTTCCCACCTTCCGTACGTGGGATGGCTAAATGTCGATCCCGTCATCACCTTCAACTTCGCGACCAACCTGTCCTTCAATTCCATGACTTTTTACTTTGACGATACCAACGGCGTCGGTGGCGTTTCACAACCCGCTAGCGTCACGGTAAATGGTGTTAATCAGATCGTGCCGACAAACCCCGGGAGCACGCCGTTCTCGTTCACGTTTGACTTAAACGGTGCGACAACGAACACCTTGACTGCATCAATCACCAGACAAACCCAGTGGGTCTTCTTGAGTGAGGTGACGTTTGACGCTGTACCGGCGCCAATCCCCGTCCCAGCGGCGCTGCCAATGCTCTTGGCGGGGCTCGGGGGTTTGGGTTTCATGTCACGGTATAGGCGCAAAGCTGCTTGA